Below is a window of Ischnura elegans chromosome 1, ioIscEleg1.1, whole genome shotgun sequence DNA.
attaaggtttcaaaatttagTTAAGACAGTCAGAAAAGGGAATTTCATTCAGTGAATACACTATTCCAGTGGAGAGGTTATGCATTGAAAACAGTCAaagtttatttgaattaagttcaAGGCATGTCTGCTACCCACTTGGAGCTTCATGGAGGTGGTTTCAGCAGAAATGGTTGATAAAATGAGTTTTATAAATTTGAGGAATCAATGTATTTCTGAGGATAAATTTTTTGAGATCATAGACGTGACACATACCTTAGAGGTTTCGGTTTTGTATGATATTTAATGTCTAAAAAATCCATTGGAAAGAGAGCTGTTGCATGAGCTCATGATGGAGAACAATTCCATAATGTGGGTAATTCAATCAATAGCTTGGACCATCACCGCCACAATCTTGCAAAGTACTCAAGTGTTGACAACTCGTTGATGCAAATTCTTCTTTTCAGAGGTGAGgtccaatttaaaataaaagatttttaattgtgaTCCAGCTTCCAAGATCGTAAAGACCGTAAAATAGACCATGGTATTCTGGCAGAAGTTGTTCTTGAGACTCATGTGCCTTAGTGTACGTAACATTCTCCTTCTTAATAGCTATTGTAATAACTCCTATGAGGATAAGGTCAATGAAATTCTCAACCAGGATAGCCTTAatctattaaatataattaatgaaatgcaGAGTTCCATAATTATTCTTTTTGAGTTCACAAGAATATTACTATCCAATCTCCGTTTTCATCTTGATAGATTCTCTCATCATCACCGTCATTTGGCTCTTTTGATATTTCAGGCTCTCTTGCTTCTCTGTCATTTATGTTACTTTCAGTAGTTGGGGGCTCAGTGGAGATGTTAGAGTCATTTTGGCTAATATGTGTGCTGCATTTCATAGCCAAAGTGTTGgtttctttctctttccttcgcttccttttcttttcttttcgctttgattttttatcatcctcagtttttccacatttttctttGGTGCTTAAAGTTTTTTCAAGTGCTTCTCTAAGctcaaaaaaaggtaaaaatttatttttcagcataCTACCTTCAACTGTAAGCAGTGCACTACTTTTTTCATTGGaacagttattttccattgcggAAGTAAGTGGTTGTGTAGAAAGACCCGGCTCAGTATTACTTCCTGAATCAGCTAGGGAATTATTTGGCAGCCCTTCTGGTCTGTTTACAATTTCATGACTTATTGAGGAAAACCTATCTTGGGGCTCTGCTGGTACTTCTACTGAATTAACTGTTTCTTGCTGCTGTTTTCCTTGAGACTCATCTGTCTTAGGATACAGAACATTATTATCCTCAATACCTAGGTCTCCTGAGAGTGAACTATGATGCAGTAATTCTTCAGAGCTTATAGTATTTTCCTCATCTATGGATTCTAGTTTCCTATTAAGATTATTCATTTTGGCAGTAGTGGCTTCTTTTGACCCATCTGATTCAACATCTGGTAAAGTACTTGATATATCTAGTGAATTTTGCAACTTGGTATTTAGGTCAGGTGCCACTAGTGAAGTTATGTCATTGGTCTCAGTATTTTTCAGATCACCTTGTGCAACTCCTTCAGTGGAATTACCTTTGTCTCTCGTTTCTTCTGctgaatcttcatttttttccattccattttccttTGATGCAATGGAGGTTTTAAAATCATTCCTGGATAGACTCTCTTCACTGTTTTCATTGGGTACGCTTGGACGTGTTGATAAGGTTCTGTCATAATCATGAATTTCTTCACTAGGCCGTGTATTACTGGGAGTGATGGTTTCATGCGATACACGTGCCTCATTTCTATCTTGTGGTAGATATTCTTCATGTGATGAACTTTTTAAGTCAATAGACATGGACTCATTTTCTGTTGGATCTAAATGACTATCAGATTCACTCCCAGattgcatttttacatttttctcatcAAAAGAATCATGCTTGATACCTAAGATTTGTGATTCTGAGCCAGTTTCCTCCTGTGATTTCCGATCACCTTGATTAGCATCTTCCGTTAATACTTCCTCATCATTGTTTTCAAATGGAAGGTTATCATTTGTTATTGGCTCATTTTCCATAGTTTGCAAGTGATTAGCTTCTCCGTCCTGCTTCACATTTTCTTTTAAAGACCCTCTAGCATCGTAAGGGTTATTTTCTTTCTCCAAAGTGTCTaatgattttatgctttctcGAGGTCCTTGTTCATCAAAAGAGGACTGATTAGTCGTATTTGCAGTATTTTTCTCTACATCAGTTAATTGGGAATGATCGctatcatcttcatcatcatcatcatccataAGGGCCTGTTGTACTATCACATcttctattttgaaaaaaaatggagtggtCCAATTCTGTAATGAAGGGGTTTTCTGGTGATTTCCAAGTATAATTTTATGGCTTGGTTCAGCTTTTATATTCTGTGCCAGCCCATTCCATTTCACGTTAGCATTCTCTTTTGGTGCAGTAGTTACTTCTGAAAATGTGTAGGTGTTAAATTGAAAGCTTTGAATTACTGAGAATCAGTACATAAATACCTTGATGGTATCCTCAAGTATGGTAACATACCTGGGTAGAGGTTTGTAATTTGGTCCATTTTCTGCCAGTAGTTATTGTTCATTCCATAGTATTTTCCCTCTAAATTTGCTTCGTGGCGACATTTTCTTAAAACCTTTTATAGAGGAAAGCATAGATTTTTGCTTTATTCAAAACATGTCTAATTAAGATTACACATTTAAATCAGGTGTAATGTGGGTCGACTACAATCAACCTTAAGCACTTGAATTCAATAAGCTGTAGATATCTCTCCCTATTATGGCCTAATGTCAGAAAATCATTGggtttcaattgaaaattatgtGCTTTATGAACATGCGTAAATTCTCTCAATTCACAAGTTATCTCTGTAAAAAAAGGGTATTAATATATTATGGAcgatttatttcatattattaacaataaaggaaataaatgttaaagttaaaaagaagaactttgtgctttcacattaatatttattcac
It encodes the following:
- the LOC124171993 gene encoding DNA ligase 1-like isoform X2 → MLPQWEKSKNFSATDTRFNRVQQNQNSIKGDPSSSKSEKEIYRCPIQTRNYAYKKNLSWKRAFAPTVQRKKEIRNDMVLRKCRHEANLEGKYYGMNNNYWQKMDQITNLYPEVTTAPKENANVKWNGLAQNIKAEPSHKIILGNHQKTPSLQNWTTPFFFKIEDVIVQQALMDDDDDEDDSDHSQLTDVEKNTANTTNQSSFDEQGPRESIKSLDTLEKENNPYDARGSLKENVKQDGEANHLQTMENEPITNDNLPFENNDEEVLTEDANQGDRKSQEETGSESQILGIKHDSFDEKNVKMQSGSESDSHLDPTENESMSIDLKSSSHEEYLPQDRNEARVSHETITPSNTRPSEEIHDYDRTLSTRPSVPNENSEESLSRNDFKTSIASKENGMEKNEDSAEETRDKGNSTEGVAQGDLKNTETNDITSLVAPDLNTKLQNSLDISSTLPDVESDGSKEATTAKMNNLNRKLESIDEENTISSEELLHHSSLSGDLGIEDNNVLYPKTDESQGKQQQETVNSVEVPAEPQDRFSSISHEIVNRPEGLPNNSLADSGSNTEPGLSTQPLTSAMENNCSNEKSSALLTVEGSMLKNKFLPFFELREALEKTLSTKEKCGKTEDDKKSKRKEKKRKRRKEKETNTLAMKCSTHISQNDSNISTEPPTTESNINDREAREPEISKEPNDGDDERIYQDENGDWIVIFL